From the genome of Neodiprion pinetum isolate iyNeoPine1 chromosome 3, iyNeoPine1.2, whole genome shotgun sequence, one region includes:
- the LOC124213831 gene encoding esterase E4-like, translating to MMVIQSYCGVRFYVLILFLLSSYVSICGSAPAGNADIFENSTRPEIHVLQGNIQGVNLVTRRNRIFFGFKGIPFAQPPIGNLRFKGPVPAGAWNGTLDGSIDSPPCPQLEGTVFIGDEDCLYLNVYTPRLPTGDNFTLLPVMLFAYGGGHKTGTNNPKRWGPQFILDKDVVLLVPNYRMGPLGYLSTGDEVSPGNYGLKDLVRALEWTRDNVRYFGGDPNQVTVHGGSSGAACVHLLTMSNSTNGLFHRYILQSGNALGLLFPHTKTQSAKYAAKLGEHLGCPTNTSIALVNCLRTFNASQLVDTTSVFTEWFVFPYVIWSPSIEPETEEAFITDTPRNLYARGMVRDLPSINLVVRDEGIVFSALFLNRQDLINEFLDKLHIVLPYVLQYENDIDNMTVFADAVKSYYFNNLTVDQNIIFNNFSLFLSDLTVTYFSHKTIQEKALHTKSPQYFCSFNYRGTVSYSYFFSGGDTVNMGVAHGDELLYLLPGPKSQFGPPGYEFSEADWKMVDTMVQLWTSFAATGTPTTLDGSTTWMPYSRSLDNYLQIGDGSDTTLQMKHGYSVDRFRFLDELLAAVNLH from the exons ATGATGGTTATACAATCGTATTGTGGCGTAAGATTCTACGTCTTGATACTATTTCTACTAAGCAGTTATGTTAGTATTTGCGGCAGTGCCCCGGCTGGAAATGcggatatttttgaaaattcgactcGCCCAGAAATCCACGTACTTCAAGGAAATATCCAAGGTGTAAATCTGGTCACGCGCCGCAACAGGATATTCTTCGGTTTTAAAGGAATCCCATTCGCCCAACCGCCGATTGGAAATCTCAG ATTCAAGGGACCCGTACCAGCAGGAGCGTGGAATGGTACTTTAGATGGTAGCATCGATTCCCCCCCATGTCCTCAGCTGGAGGGTACAGTGTTCATCGGAGATGAGGACTGTCTATATCTCAACGTGTATACACCACGG CTTCCTACCGGTGACAACTTTACCTTACTACCAGTAATGCTCTTTGCCTATGGCGGTGGACACAAAACAGGAACGAATAATCCCAAACGATGGGGACCTCAATTCATCCTTGATAAAGATGTCGTCCTGTTAGTTCCTAACTACCGTATGGGTCCTTTAGGATATCTCAGTACGGGAGATGAAGTATCACCTGGTAATTACGGTCTCAAGGACCTAGTTCGAGCTTTGGAATGGACTCGAGACAACGTTCGTTATTTTGGTGGTGATCCCAATCAAGTCACTGTTCACGGAGGAAGTTCAGGGGCCGCGTGCGTTCATCTCTTGACGATGTCGAATTCAACGAATG GACTTTTTCATCGATATATCCTGCAAAGTGGAAACGCGCTCGGGTTGTTATTTCCACATACGAAAACGCAGAGCGCAAAATATGCTGCTAAGCTTGGAGAACATCTTGGTTGCCCGACTAATACCTCTATTGCCCTTGTTAACTGTCTGAGAACTTTTAACGCGTCCCAACTTGTCGATACGACGTCTGTGTTCACCGAGTGGTTCGTATTTCCGTATGTTATATGGAGTCCAAGTATCGAACCAGAAACAGAAGAAGCATTCATAACGGATACTCCGAGGAACTTGTATGCTCGCGGAATGGTCCGTGATCTGCCGTCGATAAACCTGGTTGTTCGCGATGAAGGAATTGTCTTTAGTGCCT TATTTCTCAACCGACAAGACTTGATCAATGAGTTTTTGGACAAGTTGCATATTGTTCTACCTTACGTCTTACAATATGAGAATGATATTGACAATATGACTGTTTTCGCTGATGCCGTCAAGTCATACTACTTTAACAATCTGACCGTCGATCAAAACATA atattcaataatttttcgctATTCCTGAGTGATCTTACCGTCACATATTTTTCGCACAAAACTATCCAGGAAAAAGCTCTTCATACTAAAAGCCCCCAGTATTTTTGCTCATTCAACTACCGGGGTACAGTCAGTTACAGCTATTTCTTCAGTGGAGGGGATACTGTGAACATGGGTGTAGCACACGGTGATGAGCTTCTCTATCTTCTTCCGGGACCGAAGTCTCAGTTTGGACCTCCAGGCTACGAATTTAGCGAGGCCGATTGGAAAATGGTGGACACGATGGTCCAGCTGTGGACATCCTTTGCAGCTACCGG AACACCGACAACTTTGGATGGCAGTACAACTTGGATGCCATATTCACGTTCCCTCGATAATTACCTCCAAATAGGAGATGGTTCTGACACAACTCTTCAAATGAAGCATGGTTATTCTGTTGACCGATTTCGATTTTTGGACGAACTTTTAGCCGCTGTAAATTTGCACTAG